A stretch of Polypterus senegalus isolate Bchr_013 chromosome 3, ASM1683550v1, whole genome shotgun sequence DNA encodes these proteins:
- the LOC120526532 gene encoding trace amine-associated receptor 13c-like, protein MEYCYDNLNKSCVKVSRSVGMKTAMYLVILIIVLTTIFGNLLVIISISHFKQLHSPHNLLVLSLATADLLLGLCVLPFSMIRTVETCWYLGTFFCRLHTCIDLFFCTVSIFHLGFIAIDRYFAVCDPLHYSNKISIGVVCCFIAIAWVMSAFYSFGLIFSKANDEGLESVVPMLTCEGGCIIQFNKLWSLLDALTFVIPCFGMICIYAQIFNVARKQARQIQSRDFKIISLEESKQRAKRKREQKAAKTLGIVMGVFLVCWSPYFTDTVVDAYNNYQTPTTAFDGLIWLAYSNSTFNPLIYGFFYPWFRKALKLIITFKIFQSHSSLIQLYKE, encoded by the coding sequence ATGGAATACTGTTATGATAACTTGAATAAATCCTGCGTTAAAGTTTCTAGGTCTGTTGGCATGAAAACTGCAATGTATTTAGTAATTTTGATAATTGTACTAACAACAATATTTGGAAATCTCCTTGTAATTATTTCCATCTCTCATTTTAAACAGCTTCATTCTCCACACAATCTACTTGTACTGTCTTTGGCCACTGCTGACCTCTTGTTGGGGCTGTGTGTACTTCCATTTAGCATGATCAGGACTGTTGAAACCTGTTGGTATCTTGGAACTTTCTTTTGTAGGCTCCACACCTGCATTGATTTGTTCTTTTGCACAGTTTCAATCTTCCATTTAGGCTTTATTGCTATTGATCGCTATTTTGCTGTGTGTGATCCCTTACATTACTCAAACAAAATAAGCATTGGAGTAGTCTGCTGTTTTATAGCAATTGCTTGGGTGATGTCAGCTTTTTACAGTTTTGGGTTAATCTTCTCTAAAGCCAATGATGAAGGTCTGGAAAGTGTAGTTCCTATGTTAACATGTGAAGGTGGATGTATAATCCAGTTCAATAAACTTTGGTCTTTATTGGATGCCTTGACATTTGTCATACCTTGCTTTGGAATGATTTGCATATATGCACAGATATTTAATGTAGCAAGAAAGCAGGCAAGGCAAATTCAAAGCagggactttaaaataatttctttggaAGAAAGCAAACAAAGGGCCAAAAGGAAAAGAGAGCaaaaggctgcaaaaacattaggTATTGTGATGGGGGTATTTCTTGTATGCTGGTCACCATATTTTACTGATACTGTGGTCGATGCTTACAATAACTATCAGACTCCAACAACTGCATTTGATGGTTTGATTTGGCTAGCATACAGTAattcaacttttaatcctttaatTTATGGCTTTTTCTATCCATGGTTCCGAAAGGCATTAAAGCTCatcattacttttaaaatattccaaTCTCATTCTTCACTCATACAATTGTACAAAGAATAA